The genomic region ATCAGCAGGGAAGACTTGGCGCATAAATATTGCCGGAGATGGTTGGTCGAAAAAGCGATCTCTGAGCAAATTGAATTTTTCCATCTGAATCGAGTCTCTTCTTCCATGGTGATCAAAGTCGATTTTGATTTAACGATGACGGTTTTAGCCCATAACCTCTATCGGCTCATGGCCATGAATTTGGATGGGTATAGTCATAACACTTCGAAAAGTTTGTTTGAAAAATTCTTGCTCAATGGGGGCGAAATCGAAATCGCCTCGGACTGCATCTGGATTAAAATGAAAAAGAAAAGAAATCTCCCCGCTTTGTTGAGTGAGATGGAAAAATATAACGAACTCGTCTACCCATTTATGGCTGGGAAAAAATTGCGCTTTGTGGGCGCTTCGTCCACCTGAATTTTGGGCTAATTCTTTCCCATGAAGATCGGTGATGATCATCTTTTTTAAGAGGCATAAATCAATCTCCGAGTCTGCGCGATTTCTCGGCGTATAAATGGATTTCTCACTCCGTCCGTGGAGAGCAAATCGACTTTCCGGTTGAAGATCGCTTCCAATTCCTCGATCATATCCATCCATTCGAAAAGGCCGATTCCCGAATAGCTGGACATGCGGACAAGCGCGTCCACATCGCTCTCCGGTACGAAATCTTCGCGCAACACCGAGCCGAACAAATAGAAATCCTTCACCTTCCATTTCTTGCAAAAGGCTTCAATCTTATCCATGTCGATCGGAATGCGCGATTCCATTTAATATAACGTCCAATCGGATATATCCGTCTGCACCGGCGGATGGAGAAATTCTTTCGGCGACAGCGCTTCGCCCGTCAGCCGGACTTCGTCGATTTTGCCATTCAGCGCGTCCGCGGTTCCAACCGACGTTCGCCGCGCTCCGACGAGAACAGGCAGGCGGCTGTCCTGACGGAATTCGTTATAACTTGAGAAGCCGTCATCGTTGACGATTTGGGAAGCGATCGGTTCTCCATCGCGGTAAAGGCGAATTTTGTCCCCTGCCAGCGGCGCTCTTAAATCGACGACGACGGCGTAATGATGAAAGACGCCGTCGTTAGGAACGGCTTTATCCCGCGAGGCGAAATGCAGCCGTCCGCCGAAACCGGAAGCGGCGTTGGCGTCGTTGAAGAAGAAATCCAGCGATCCCGGTTGGGAAAGTCCCAAGCCGAAGCGCCAGACGCCGTTGACGGCGGCGCTCGCTTCGTCATAGCGGTCGATCAAGACGGAAGGCTTTTGCGCGCCATCGGCGGCCAGAGCGTAGCATTCCAACGTCAAGCGTTGGTTGACGTTGAGCGCTTCATTGTTTGCGCCGAAGCGAAAGCCGCTTCCTGGCGTTCCATCCAGGTTGAGAGAAGCCAGGTTGGCAGTCTGAGTCAACGAAACAGGATTCTCAGCGCCCGGAGCGGTAATGGAAGCGGAGCCAAGCAATTCGCCCGCTCCCATCGCGCCGCCGCTGTCGGCGCCATTACCTTCGAATCGGAAATAGGCGATCGTCCCATTAGCGGACGCGGGCGCTTGAGGCGTAACTTTCACCGTTACGCCATTGGAAACCTGGCCATCGGCGGAGACGGTGCGAATGATAAAGACGTATTCCTTGCCGTTTTTCAAATCGGCGATGCGGACGCGGTTGTTGGTTATTTTTGCCGATTCTACGATGTCCGCGCCGTCGAAGATGTCCACGCGGATCAAGTCGGCGGCCAGAGGCTCTGTCCATTCGAGGCGGGCGGCGCCGTCGAGCGGCGTCGCAAGGGCGTTCTGCACTTCCGGCGGCGGGATGCCTTGCGTCGTGCGGAAGGATGCAGCGTCGGACCAATCGCTCCAAACGCCGTTCTCGCCGCGATAGCGCATACGCCAATAGTATGTTGCATTAGAAGCGAGAACGCCGGGCGGCAGATCGAAGGAATCGACCGTATCCGATAGTAATTCGCCCGACCAGAGCGGTTGGAAAAAATCCTTCAATAGGGTTTGAATTTCCCACTGCGCTTCCTTTTTTCCCATCGGTTTGGAAATGGTTTCCGTGCGCAACGTCAAACCGCGCGTGGAGATGAGTTCGCCCTCGGCGGGGAAGAGATTCTTGGGCTTGGAGGGAATATCCACTGGACGAACGGAGGGATCGGCCAGGATGAATTCCCGCCGCGCCGCGCCGTATTTCTTCAATTCCGCAATCATCTGCGACAATTGGCCGGGCGAACTCCATCGCTGCGTATTTTCGCTGACGGCGTCCTTGAGATAACTCCAGTAGGAATCGAACAGAGGATCGAGATGTTCGCGGGTAAAGACGCGATCGGTAAAATCTCGCAAACGTTGAAAATATTGGCTGCGGTATTCCGGGATTTCCAGAAATTTCTTGCACAGCGTGTTCACGCCATAGACGCCGCCTTCGGCGCCGTTCAGCAGAGGGAAATTGGAGATCAAAGGAAAAGCGCTGTTGGTAGGAATTTCTCCCCAGGTATGGCTCATCTCTTCGGGGAGCATAAACCACCGTCCATCGGCGCCGCGAGCCAATAAGTAATTCATCTCTGCGCTGTCGGCGTGGGAGAGAACGGCGACGAGGGCGAGGTAATTGAGATAGAGATCGACGTTTACGTTGGCTTCGATAAAAGTTTTTGCGTCCTGAGCCGAATTGAGACCTTCAATAAAATTAATCAAGGGTTGAATATCATCGTCCCGTCCGATCATCGATTCGTATTTTTGGGCGTAGGTTTCGAAATCCGGTTCGGGAGCAAGATAACTGCGGCGCGATTTGACG from Candidatus Omnitrophota bacterium harbors:
- a CDS encoding nucleotidyltransferase domain-containing protein, with amino-acid sequence MESRIPIDMDKIEAFCKKWKVKDFYLFGSVLREDFVPESDVDALVRMSSYSGIGLFEWMDMIEELEAIFNRKVDLLSTDGVRNPFIRREIAQTRRLIYAS